The DNA sequence ACACAACTTTTCTGCCAAACCTTTGCATTATGCGTTCAAAGCAACTCTCTtttcctgcaaaaaacaaataaacaagggGAGGAAGGAGGGTCACATGGTCAGAGGGGTCAACGTTCCGAGGTCATTTGATTACCTGGCTGGCAGCATGCTCTTCATCCTTCCCATCGCCAATCACAACATATGTAATGTTAGTGCCAAAGCGGGAGACTATACGCTCAAAACAGCTCTCTTTGCCTGGAGACAAACAAACGGCTTTCACAGGTTTATCTTTGTTTGGGTGGAATCAAAATGCAGGGAGAAGAAGCAGAGCTGTGCACCTCAGAGTAACTATgagaaacacacatttacaatatgtacaaaaaaaatatcaaaggatCTTTACAGCATTTCTAGGTTTATCACATATGTCAGATAAATACTTTAAACTGTAAAGGAGTCTTGATTCAAACTtcaaagtacaaaaacataatgattaaaaaacatctctattttataaagtttttaatatgtcATGATTTAATTGGTCAGAATTGAAAACTAACCCGTGATATCCCAAAACAGATCAATtctaaagagaaacaaatgtATTATTCATATCACAGGCATCTaactaaatattgtttttagagtaatatatatttttaaaataaaatgtatataaaaggGCTGCattggtggcgcagtggttggtGCTTTCGTCTCACAGCGACAGTCCCCAGCTGAGGACctttctgcgtggagtttgcatgttctccctgtgcatgcatggtttttatccaaaaacatgcttcacaggttgaCTGATTACTCTAAATCGTCCCTAAgtgtggatgtgagtgtgtgtgggtgtgcgatTGTGTGGcgctgcaacagactggtgacctgcccACAGTGTCCCTTGCCTTTGTCCAACAGTAACCAGGTTAGGCTCTGGccgccccgtgaccccgaaagagataAAGGGTTGGATGAATATGAAAGTTCATTTGTGAGGCTGGATTTGTGAACTAataatggaaacatttttgtctGTAATATTCAATTTCTTTGGgagaacccccccaccccacccccttgAGCTCCTTCCCTTCTTGTGGTCCATTATGcaaatcctaattaaaaaaactttttttatttatttatcattaggATTACATGCAAATTTCTTTCGTcggatgagaaaaaaacattaccaaCACATTTTACACACACCCAAAAAAATTCACGATAATGGAAATGTTGGTAGTCAGGAATCCCGACACAAACGAAATCaacttaaaaacaccataaatatGTTTTCATGCTCATCTTCTGAGTAAATTCTCATAGCTGGGAAGCAATTCCTGCTAAAATCATCCAAATATCAATTTTTACTGCTTcataccaaaaaaaagtaatgttttttccTAACAATGCAGATGCATTTATGAAGTGCTGCTATTTTTATTTCCCTACTTTACAAACAGCATTACGCTTTGTTACATCTCCATTTCCTGGTATCCTATCTCACCTATTTTCGTTGCGCTGTAAATGTTCTCGATTGGGAAAACGGATCCAAGACTGTACAGGAGAACTTTAGCGAGTGCTGGTATGAGCTGCGTTGTGGTCACCAACACGTTTACACAGTTACTCCTGCAAGACAAAGGGAAGAAACACAGTGTGTGAAGACAGAGatccttctctgtactttttaaAAGACCCATTCAACTAAAAtggttctttaacccttgtgctatcttagatgaccccacccttacattgacgtgttctccctaccatgacaaaggtggataaaggtggaaagatttcatgtaatccatggacaccagtgaggattacaaatcattgaagaaaaaaggttcagcgcactgtctagtgggtctagatgacccaactcccaatggtaaagtgcctaggatagcacaagggttaagtggtttcaacacgttcttgtggcatttttctaattatggaggaaatatataaataaagaaaattaagcataaaatagcatttttgagtatttctacATTCTTAtagctgtgaatcagaagcaaaaggaaaaatgcagttgaaaaaagattgtagttgtgaTGCAGAAGCTACTATTGACTAGCCTCTCTGTTCCATTctgctgcatccacttgcagaaaattAATCCATGTAAAGtggtaatcatttttttatcatcCACTTGTCTTCAAGGAATTGTAAGGAGGAACTTATGGTTAAATTTCAGGGTAAACTTGACAAAGCTGTACCTGGAGCTGATGATGGACAGGGATTTGAGGGCGTGAGTGAGCCAGGAGTCCGTGAGAGCCTCCACCTCAGCTCTGAGCTGCAGCCAGGCGTCTCTTTTAGCAGGACCAAGCAGACCTAAAACACAAGACCTTCTTTAATCTAAAGATCAGGCATTAAAAGTTCTGTGCACAAACCCTCAGAGTAGCAGCAAAATAAAGCACTTTCATTTGTCTCCTTCATTTGCGCCACCACTGAACATCTGTTTCACTCTGGGAAGCATCACCCCTCCTGcttaaaaacttgtaaattccattttcattggCTTACCCCCCACATTGTTTTTGTATGTGCTATACAACTCTTTGACTCGTCGGTAGCGGAAGGCAAGTTTCCTCATCCAGTCGACCCCCCCGCGGACACCCGTAGCCAGGCACAGGTTGGCGCTGGTTGCAGCTGCATGGAAGCCATCAGTTGCAAAACTGTAAGTactgtcaataataataatatgttttatttgaaaagtttgCTCTggcaagtaaaaacaaagtaattaTTGGTGTATTTCTCTCTTTACAAACACAAGAATATTAGTTTCAGAGGAGCTTGATCTACAAAAGtggaaattttcaaaataaaagaaatccaaaaaatCACCTTAAATCCTGGCCATTGTCGTCTGATGATACGTCATCGATATGTACCTGATCACATTCCTAAAAGGCACGGATAACAACACAAATGAATGGCTGAGTCTCAACGcaaatattgtgtgttttgaccactagagggcagtagTTACATTTCATAAAGTGATCCTGCTTTCAagctcatttttgttgcatacaATTTTGTGAAAACTGCTCCACTACTGAGGGTAAACTGTGTGTTAGCTGTGTCGGTCTTGTGGCTCACCTCCAGATCATTAAAGAACAAGTGTGTGTCGGCCAAGCTGAAGATCATCTCTTCCATCCTTAAGCCGAGAGTCACCGCCATGGGAGGGTCCTGCGGGGGTGGGGGGAGAcatcattttaagaaaatataaaaaattgctTCAAATGCTCTTCTGAAATGATTGAATCCATCTGTCCTCAAAACCATTTAGTCTTTGACACACTTTCCCAATTCACACCTCTACTCTCCCACCTCTATTTGTAGAGTTGGTACATTCCACCCATCACAGCGGGTACTGACAGACAGGTTGCACTTGCTCTGTCCCATCAACATTCCTACTGTTTGCCCGTGTGtgcatgagggggggggggggtgccggAAGGGGGCAGGAAGAAGAGCGTCTTGCCACTGCAGAGGGTGCAAACCCTCAGATgctgtatgtattttttttttttttgcatggatTGTGCACACGCGTGTGTGTTCTAGCTGCACAAACCATCACGTGGGATAGGTTTGTGAGCTACTGCACAATTCGCTGACGCTGTCAGACGACCAGAATAGAAGGAAAACTGACAGGAGGGACAGTGAAGTTAGTGACGAGAGTGTGAAAAAGAACAACATGAAAATAGAATGACATAGATTGAGAAGTGTGGGTTGTGTTGGACAGACTGATCATCTGGTCTCCTGCTTTCACTTGAGCTTAGCAAGGCCGACTTTTCATGGTGATGCCATATTTACTCCTGGTTATTCACGGATCCCTTAGTAAAATATGAGGAATATGACAAGCGTGCATTTGGCCGCATGTGCATTCTTTCAGAGAACCCATGTCCTCAAAGCCATATGTTAGGGGAACGTAGGTCTTGTGGTTTCTGTTCCAGTAGCATTAAATCTATTTTAGGTGGAAGTGTGAACAGACACAGCTGCTCCAATATTTCCTTATTAGCAGAAAATGAGGTGAAAAATTGTTTCAGAAAATATTTTAGGCAAACATTTAGAGAGGTGCTTCATCACTATTAATCATAAGCACTTGCTAGTCGGCACAGGTTTCTAAAAGAAAAGCTGAGATGAAAATTCTAAATTCTTAAGTTAAAACTTTTGTCCTCTGGTTGAGACTAAATTGAATAATGAAAAGTTTGTCTttgcaaagaaaagacaaaagaaacatttggagAAGCCATCATTGTGATGCAAAAGAAGGCACATTTCTTAATATCAGCCCATCCTCTTCTGGCTCTAACCCCTGGTCATGATCTGTGTCTGTGACAGGCAGATTCAGGatgaaaagtaaagaaaatgagGAGCATagattacagtaaaaaaaataaaaaacagttgagGGGCTTTGGACATGTGGTCAAAATGCCTTCTGGATGTCCTCCAGTGGAGGTGTTTCAGACATGTACCACTGAGACAGCTGGTATGGGAATGCTTTCCTTTCCTTTGGGAGGAGCTGAAACAGCTGGCAAGAGAAGGAGAGGCCCAAGAGTGGTgaagaaatggatggatggggtgCTATCAGAGAAATGTACTTGTATCttcattaaaatcaaaattcttcttatttaaagccccactccgatcttcttttgagttattttaaaagtgtttctcagttgtcttttaattatgattatgccatttttagacaaaattaaaaaacctgacattagagctcctgattcacaactgtttggataaagaaatactcagaaatgcacttttaagcttaatttcctcTATAatccatctttaaaaaatggcacaatatgttaaagaaaaaataaaattttcattggagtgggtctttaaagtcctttacacaaaataaacaggcatatggtgcaaaaaacaaataaagacactttcttaatattaaaaacaaattttcaaataTTCCTCTTAGCAGCCACAAAGCATACAGGACTTTTATTAATGCCCACAAACTCTTTCCTCTGCAGCTTTGCACAAGCCTGCCTGTGCTGTGCACGTTCCAGCTTCCGCCTGTCAAGGACCAGAATAGGTCAGGGAAGCAAAAGCCGTGCAGGCAGGCTGGTGGCTACCAAAGTGCCCACAGGAAACGACATCACCCCATAAAAATCAAAATCCTTGGCTCCATGTGATAGTCCTAGATCGGAGCCAAGAACCATTAAAATGAAGGAAACTATAAACATTGCAGCTAATATTAAAGAATGCGAGGCCACCGAATCAGTTCACAGTGAAAACTGAAGTAAACATCGCTccgagaaagaaaaaaaagaagtgttgtATGTACTAATGAAAGAATGGGCGGTTATTAACAGACCTATTTTATAATTGATGCAAGCACAAATTAACCGTAGCATTCCTGGAGCAACTGATGTAATTTAAGTAACCAACTGAGGGAAATGAACCATGTGAGCTCACTGAGAGTTGTCAAGTTAGAGTGGACATGAGCCGAATCACCATTATGTTGTCATAATAGATATATGATATAGTTTTACTACTataaagttttgtttacatttccaTTCCTAGTTCCTTTTGTAGCCTTAGGAAGGCTAAtagtgttttattatttatttttttaggattttaatgATTTCAAGCGGTTACCATCCTTGTAGGTTTGAACAGGTGATGTACAGCGGACTAGAAATGTTCATCAGACCTGACTCTGCTGAGATTTAGGCTACCTCTACTTCCATATTgaagcatgttaaaaaagggaaaGCAAATGGAGCTAAACACACTTTATCAAGTAACCCTTGGGGGTCAGTTACACAAGCGTCCCAAAAGTTACAATACTTTACAAAATCTGATTTGAAAAAAACGTATCGAACCTCTGTGGCAGAtgttcatgatttttttatgtccatccatccatccatccatccatccatccatccatccatccatccatccatccatccatccatccatccatccatccatccatccatccatccattgtctTTCGCTCAGGGGGCAGCAGTCGAAGCAAAGAtccccagacttccctctccccgaccacttcctccagctcctttaGCCTCTCCAggatgtcctgggtcttccctggggtcTCCACCCAGTGAGCCAAAATGGCTAAATACTCCTTTAATTCATAAATGTACTCATTATATACAGGCTATAATGGCTTCTCCATTATATATACATATCATCAGAATCTCCAAATAAACCTCCAAAATGGGGAATTTCAAGGATCTACAAAGTGAGTTTTCATGACAACCATTGAGAGATGTAACCACACCTGTAATCTTTCAATTTTTTGAATAAACTTATAGTGGAATGTGCAGCTTGGAGaccaaaatgacatttaagatGCTTCAACAATGACAACTGTGTGAACGAACTTGTCTCACCTTCCCATATTTCTGTGCATAAGAACCTGTGAGCAGAGAATGGAAGACAATGATGGTCTCGTCCAGATCCCAAACAAACACTCTCTGCAAAACAGGGAGGAAAGACCGTGAGAAATTCTTCTCACAGAAATATCACTTATGCATGCCTGTAGTGTCCAGACAACCATTTCTTTCAAAGACTACAGTCACAGGGTAGATAAAGATCAAAAGGAAAATCATATATTCATGGAGATTTGAAAGGAATATCCAGCCAGTGCTCCAAGTCCAATGTCAGAGCATGTGTTTTTAGGTCCCTTACCTCCAGGTCACTGTCAGGGGCGGGAGAAGGATTGTTTTTGCGGCCCCTTCCGCGGGACTTGGATCCCCCACTCCGGCAGGCTCTGTCATCCAGCTCTTTGATGGGCGTGGAGGGGCTCTGCACTGTATCGAAGTCCGCTGAGAGGGAACGTAAACACAGACAGGGCGTTTGAAATATTAAATACTAATAAGTCCTCAAACCTGACAAGCAATATAGGATGTGCTCTGCAAACACACCCAATCAGATTCCACAGGAATCATATCCACCGCAGGAAGAGCGATAACTTTCCGCAATCAGCTGCTGACTTGTCAGGTTTAATAGTTCGACATCATCGGTGTGACTTCAGTTAATAGGCTACCGGAAAAAAATCTCTTCCTATTAGGATTGACTGATGGGGATGTAGATCATTGTGAATTTATCAGAGGGAAGAAAAGACAGAACTTTGCATGAAAGCATTCGAGTTATGCAACCTGATTCTTCAGACAAAGATTCTGCACATGCAACAGTCTCACACACATTCTCGTGCATGAGCTCCCGATGCCATATGGTCCCACTGCTGCTCAGTAATTAGAACCAGACCCTAAACTTCGCCTCTTGTATTGTTATGTCTCAATCAGAGAAGAGAAAGAGTGCAAGGGTCGGGGGATGATGACAACGACAGCCAGTTTTTAACTTACAAATTAATAGATACTAGCTGGAACTATCAGGGAAAAACAAGGCTAAAAGGAATTACAAAATTAGCTTTAAAAGGAATAAAGGTAGTGACAAATTCCTTTAATCGGGCTTCAGGAACAACAGCcaaaacaaaccacaaaaagGTTAAATTTGAAGCCAAGTTTCTGTGCTCAAGGCCAATTTTTTCTGAAtctggtttttcctttttcctcttaTAGACAAAACTGCAACATTTAACATAAATTAATCCTAATCAAAGTATTTAACGGTACATGTCAGCTCTCCTAATTAGCTAGGGGTAGCTTTGGCTTCAGAGTAAGGCTCCTTCCTGTGCTTCATCATGGtactttgttattttaaatcaaaaatagaCAACAAAAGTGTGACAAGAAGGAGGTTTGCATGTatattgatcatttcttttttccaaaaaaacccTGGAACAAACCTGGGTGAAGCTCAGCCGCCTGTCCGGTCATGGCAGGAGCGGGATCCTGCAGCTGGTAGGCTGCAGTGGAGCCTGTGCCATCCACACTGTTGGAAGTCATGTATGTCCCATACGTGGAGGCAGAG is a window from the Oryzias latipes chromosome 24, ASM223467v1 genome containing:
- the eya4 gene encoding eyes absent homolog 4 isoform X2 yields the protein MEASVDTSEQMVKKSHSESHVPDPSDVRSMEMQDLASPHNRVGGGDSTGSKLDKSNLESPSITSNGTGGENMTVLNTADWLLGCSSPSPASSSKDYVKTEPLNSSDTVTTTGDTALDTYAGSVITSSGYSPRSAHQYSPPLYPSKPYPHILSTPAAPSMPSYAGQPQFGSMQQSTVYTAYSQTGQPYGLSTYDLGVMLPGIKTESGLTQSQSPLQTGLSYSPGFTTPQPGQTAYSPYQMPGSSFTPSSGLYATNNSVSNPANYTATQQDYPSYTTFGQNQYAQYYSASTYGTYMTSNSVDGTGSTAAYQLQDPAPAMTGQAAELHPADFDTVQSPSTPIKELDDRACRSGGSKSRGRGRKNNPSPAPDSDLERVFVWDLDETIIVFHSLLTGSYAQKYGKDPPMAVTLGLRMEEMIFSLADTHLFFNDLEECDQVHIDDVSSDDNGQDLSTYSFATDGFHAAATSANLCLATGVRGGVDWMRKLAFRYRRVKELYSTYKNNVGGLLGPAKRDAWLQLRAEVEALTDSWLTHALKSLSIISSRSNCVNVLVTTTQLIPALAKVLLYSLGSVFPIENIYSATKIGKESCFERIVSRFGTNITYVVIGDGKDEEHAASQHNMPFWRISSHSDLLALHQALEFEYL
- the eya4 gene encoding eyes absent homolog 4 isoform X5, with product MEMQDLASPHNRVGGGDSTGSKLDKSNLESPSITSNGTGVKTEPLNSSDTVTTTGDTALDTYAGSVITSSGYSPRSAHQYSPPLYPSKPYPHILSTPAAPSMPSYAGQPQFGSMQQSTVYTAYSQTGQPYGLSTYDLGVMLPGIKTESGLTQSQSPLQTGLSYSPGFTTPQPGQTAYSPYQMPGSSFTPSSGLYATNNSVSNPANYTATQQDYPSYTTFGQNQYAQYYSASTYGTYMTSNSVDGTGSTAAYQLQDPAPAMTGQAAELHPADFDTVQSPSTPIKELDDRACRSGGSKSRGRGRKNNPSPAPDSDLERVFVWDLDETIIVFHSLLTGSYAQKYGKDPPMAVTLGLRMEEMIFSLADTHLFFNDLEECDQVHIDDVSSDDNGQDLSTYSFATDGFHAAATSANLCLATGVRGGVDWMRKLAFRYRRVKELYSTYKNNVGGLLGPAKRDAWLQLRAEVEALTDSWLTHALKSLSIISSRSNCVNVLVTTTQLIPALAKVLLYSLGSVFPIENIYSATKIGKESCFERIMQRFGRKVVYVVIGDGVEEEQAAKKHNMPFWRISSHSDLLALHQALEFEYL
- the eya4 gene encoding eyes absent homolog 4 isoform X3 — its product is MEASVDTSEQMVKKSHSESHVPDPSDVRSMEMQDLASPHNRVGGGDSTGSKLDKSNLESPSITSNGTGVKTEPLNSSDTVTTTGDTALDTYAGSVITSSGYSPRSAHQYSPPLYPSKPYPHILSTPAAPSMPSYAGQPQFGSMQQSTVYTAYSQTGQPYGLSTYDLGVMLPGIKTESGLTQSQSPLQTGLSYSPGFTTPQPGQTAYSPYQMPGSSFTPSSGLYATNNSVSNPANYTATQQDYPSYTTFGQNQYAQYYSASTYGTYMTSNSVDGTGSTAAYQLQDPAPAMTGQAAELHPADFDTVQSPSTPIKELDDRACRSGGSKSRGRGRKNNPSPAPDSDLERVFVWDLDETIIVFHSLLTGSYAQKYGKDPPMAVTLGLRMEEMIFSLADTHLFFNDLEECDQVHIDDVSSDDNGQDLSTYSFATDGFHAAATSANLCLATGVRGGVDWMRKLAFRYRRVKELYSTYKNNVGGLLGPAKRDAWLQLRAEVEALTDSWLTHALKSLSIISSRSNCVNVLVTTTQLIPALAKVLLYSLGSVFPIENIYSATKIGKESCFERIMQRFGRKVVYVVIGDGVEEEQAAKKHNMPFWRISSHSDLLALHQALEFEYL
- the eya4 gene encoding eyes absent homolog 4 isoform X4; this encodes MEMQDLASPHNRVGGGDSTGSKLDKSNLESPSITSNGTGGENMTVLNTADWLLGCSSPSPASSSKDYVKTEPLNSSDTVTTTGDTALDTYAGSVITSSGYSPRSAHQYSPPLYPSKPYPHILSTPAAPSMPSYAGQPQFGSMQQSTVYTAYSQTGQPYGLSTYDLGVMLPGIKTESGLTQSQSPLQTGLSYSPGFTTPQPGQTAYSPYQMPGSSFTPSSGLYATNNSVSNPANYTATQQDYPSYTTFGQNQYAQYYSASTYGTYMTSNSVDGTGSTAAYQLQDPAPAMTGQAAELHPADFDTVQSPSTPIKELDDRACRSGGSKSRGRGRKNNPSPAPDSDLERVFVWDLDETIIVFHSLLTGSYAQKYGKDPPMAVTLGLRMEEMIFSLADTHLFFNDLEECDQVHIDDVSSDDNGQDLSTYSFATDGFHAAATSANLCLATGVRGGVDWMRKLAFRYRRVKELYSTYKNNVGGLLGPAKRDAWLQLRAEVEALTDSWLTHALKSLSIISSRSNCVNVLVTTTQLIPALAKVLLYSLGSVFPIENIYSATKIGKESCFERIMQRFGRKVVYVVIGDGVEEEQAAKKHNMPFWRISSHSDLLALHQALEFEYL